One Novipirellula caenicola genomic window carries:
- a CDS encoding sugar phosphate isomerase/epimerase family protein has protein sequence MKSCITISLVEEARGGPFVLWDGLEKSIAFAGELGYDAVEIFAPGTEAIDADQLSTLLDKAGLKLAALGTGAGWVKHKLQLADADAAKREQAKKFVRDVIDLAGQFGASAIIGSMQGRSDAVVDAPTARKYLCEALEDGGNHAAQYNVPLIYEPLNRYETNQCCTVADGVKLLDSLSTQNVTLLCDLFHMNIEEADIAEALISGGDKVGHIHFVDSNRRPVGCGHMQYGRIIAALRQINYQGYLCAEAFAWPNPEEAARQTMRAFKYWTQS, from the coding sequence ATGAAATCTTGCATCACCATCAGCCTCGTCGAAGAAGCACGCGGGGGCCCGTTTGTCTTGTGGGACGGGCTCGAAAAATCGATCGCGTTCGCAGGGGAACTGGGATACGACGCCGTCGAGATCTTTGCTCCGGGAACCGAAGCAATCGATGCGGATCAATTGTCCACCCTGCTGGACAAGGCCGGCTTGAAACTTGCCGCCCTGGGAACCGGTGCTGGTTGGGTCAAACACAAACTGCAACTCGCTGACGCCGATGCTGCGAAACGCGAACAAGCCAAAAAGTTCGTTCGCGACGTCATCGATCTGGCAGGTCAATTCGGCGCTTCCGCGATCATCGGTTCGATGCAAGGACGTTCCGATGCGGTGGTGGACGCCCCAACCGCACGAAAATACTTGTGCGAAGCACTCGAAGATGGCGGCAACCACGCCGCCCAATACAACGTGCCTCTGATCTACGAACCGCTGAACCGTTACGAGACGAACCAGTGCTGTACGGTCGCCGACGGGGTGAAGTTGCTCGATTCACTCTCGACCCAAAACGTCACGCTCCTCTGCGATTTGTTCCATATGAACATCGAAGAAGCAGATATTGCCGAAGCATTGATCAGCGGCGGCGACAAAGTCGGACACATTCACTTTGTCGATAGCAACCGCCGCCCGGTGGGCTGCGGCCACATGCAATACGGCCGCATTATCGCCGCGCTTCGCCAAATCAATTACCAGGGATACCTGTGTGCCGAAGCCTTCGCGTGGCCCAATCCCGAAGAAGCGGCTCGGCAAACAATGCGAGCTTTTAAATACTGGACACAGAGCTAA
- a CDS encoding FliM/FliN family flagellar motor C-terminal domain-containing protein — protein MAINTSAPHSKAVLAIRTNVSVTLARQKVPLRRIVDLVQGSLLTFDTHCDEPLTLEAGGQPIAIGETIKIGDKFGIRIREILRKEED, from the coding sequence ATGGCTATCAATACCTCGGCACCACATTCGAAAGCCGTTTTAGCGATTCGCACCAACGTTAGCGTCACTCTGGCCCGGCAAAAAGTGCCGCTTCGCCGAATCGTGGACCTGGTGCAAGGCTCGTTATTGACGTTTGATACTCATTGTGACGAGCCTTTGACGCTCGAAGCAGGGGGCCAGCCGATCGCGATCGGCGAAACCATCAAAATTGGGGACAAATTCGGAATTCGAATTCGCGAGATTCTTCGCAAAGAAGAAGATTAG
- a CDS encoding NRDE family protein produces the protein MCLLAVQYRLVPESPILVAANREEYYNRSSLPPSIQSGKPRVLCGIDQKASGTWLGVNQNGVFVGLCNRATSMPLFGQRSRGLLALDLLRCTTANKALDKAHAEFAKTRYEGCNIIIADASNGYAIHADERQEVVELRDGLNIIGARNLNDPEDQRVQMARRLLTLQTLDSPVKFLAVASKVFARAPVGQGRPSMVMRNAEYGTVSSSLIALGVKPRDAIYQFSKGAPDEAKYEDFSPMLRDILSRGLREARTKAKAT, from the coding sequence ATGTGCTTACTGGCCGTTCAGTATCGCTTGGTCCCCGAAAGTCCAATTTTGGTGGCCGCCAATCGCGAAGAATACTACAACCGCTCAAGCTTGCCGCCTTCAATCCAATCTGGCAAGCCCCGGGTTTTGTGCGGGATTGACCAGAAAGCAAGTGGGACGTGGCTGGGGGTTAACCAAAACGGTGTTTTCGTCGGCTTGTGCAATCGTGCAACGTCGATGCCCTTATTTGGCCAACGATCGCGTGGTTTGCTTGCTTTGGATCTGCTGCGTTGCACCACCGCAAACAAGGCGCTCGACAAAGCCCATGCCGAGTTCGCAAAGACTCGCTATGAAGGCTGCAACATCATCATCGCCGACGCTAGCAATGGGTATGCGATTCATGCCGATGAACGCCAAGAGGTGGTTGAACTGCGTGATGGATTGAACATCATCGGTGCTCGCAACTTGAACGACCCCGAAGATCAACGGGTCCAGATGGCGCGTCGCTTGTTGACGCTGCAGACGCTCGATTCGCCAGTGAAATTCTTGGCCGTCGCTAGCAAGGTATTCGCCCGTGCACCCGTCGGCCAAGGACGACCAAGCATGGTGATGCGAAATGCAGAATACGGAACCGTCAGCAGCTCGTTGATCGCACTTGGCGTTAAACCTCGCGATGCGATCTACCAATTCAGCAAGGGCGCACCAGACGAAGCCAAATACGAAGACTTCTCGCCAATGCTGCGTGATATCCTCAGCCGCGGACTTCGCGAAGCCCGCACCAAGGCGAAAGCGACTTAA
- a CDS encoding peptide chain release factor-like protein, with the protein MAKSNSNQDRRTTTAQMPEPSQRLPIDIHAGLHPSLITPEKLLDDCELRTQRRSGPGGQHRNKTSSGAFLLHRPTAKVAEATEKRSQAQNRDVALERLRYLLAIEVRTTSVFDGPVPEFESEFRERFLGNVKRMNEHNVDKPAVLALLLNDLHATGGQPSLVAKRWKCSTSAIVTMLQSVPPAFALVNRIRHHHDRLPLR; encoded by the coding sequence GTGGCCAAATCTAATTCGAACCAGGATCGCCGAACGACGACCGCTCAGATGCCCGAGCCATCGCAGCGATTGCCGATCGATATCCACGCGGGGCTGCACCCCAGTCTGATCACGCCCGAAAAATTGCTTGACGATTGCGAATTGCGGACTCAGCGGCGAAGTGGACCGGGAGGCCAACATCGCAACAAGACCAGCTCGGGGGCATTCCTGTTGCACCGGCCTACGGCAAAGGTTGCTGAGGCGACCGAGAAGCGAAGCCAAGCCCAGAACCGCGATGTCGCACTCGAACGTTTGCGATACCTGTTGGCGATCGAAGTCCGCACGACGTCCGTGTTTGATGGACCCGTGCCGGAGTTCGAATCCGAGTTTCGAGAACGGTTTCTCGGGAACGTCAAACGGATGAACGAACACAATGTCGACAAGCCCGCCGTGTTAGCGCTGCTGCTGAACGATCTTCACGCCACAGGTGGACAGCCGAGCTTGGTCGCCAAGCGGTGGAAATGCAGCACCAGTGCGATTGTCACTATGCTGCAATCGGTGCCCCCGGCGTTCGCTTTGGTCAATCGGATACGTCACCACCACGATCGATTGCCGCTTCGGTAG